The following is a genomic window from Synechococcus sp. JA-2-3B'a(2-13).
CCCGGCACCACCGAAGCCGAAGCCACCCGAGTGCTGGGGCAATTTCTGCGGGATGTGATGAAGCTCAACCCCCACAACTTCCGCCTCTTTGGCCCCGATGAAACCGCTTCCAACCGCTTGGATGCTGTGTTTGAGGCCAGCGACCGCACCTGGGTAGCTCCCATCTACGATTGCGACGAGCACCTCTCCCCAGATGGACGGGTGATGGAGATCCTCAGCGAGCACGTCTGTCAGGGCTGGCTAGAAGGCTACCTGTTGACCGGGCGACACGGGTTCTTTTCCTGTTACGAAGCCTTCATCCACCTGGTGGACTCGATGTTCAACCAACACGCCAAATGGTTGAAAACCACCCGGCACATTCCTTGGCGGCGGCCCATTCCTTCCCTCAACTACCTGCTGACTTCCCATGTGTGGCGGCAGGATCACAACGGCTTCAGCCACCAGGATCCCGGCTTTTTGGATCACGTGGTCAACAAAAAGGCCGAAATCATCCGCGTCTACCTGCCCCCGGATACCAATACTTTGCTCTCGGTGGCCGACCACTGTCTGCGCAGTCGCCACTACGTGAACGTGATCGTGGCAGGCAAACAGCCGGCCCTGCAGTACCTGGACATGGATGCGGCCATCAAACACTGCACCCAGGGCTTGGGAATCTGGGAATGGGCCAGCAACGATCAGGGTTCAGAGCCGGATGTGGTGATGGCCTGCTGTGGCGATGTGCCGACGATGGAAACCCTGGCGGCGGTGGACTTTTTGCGGCAGCACCTGCCGGAGATCAAGATCCGGGTGGTGAACGTGGTGAACCTAATGAAGCTGCAGCCGCCCAGCGAACACCCCCACGGCATTAGCGACAAGGAGTTTGTCAGTATCTTCACCCCCGACAAGCCCATCGTGTTTGCCTTCCACGGCTATCCTTGGCTCATCCACCGCCTCACCTACCGCCGTCCCAACCACCACAACCTGCACGTGCGCGGCTACAAGGAGGAAGGCACCACCACCACCCCCTTCGACATGTGCGTTCTCAACCAGGTGGATCGCTTTAACTTGGCCAACGACGTCTTGGAGCGGGTGGATCGCTTCAAGTACCGGCGGGATCACGTCCAGCAGCTTATCCGGGACAAGCTGGTGGAGCACAAGCAGTACATCTGCAAACACGGGGAAGATCTGCCGGAGGTGCGCAACTGGAAGTGGCCCTATTGAAGGGATCCCCACTCAACTAACTTTCGCCTCTGAGCTCTGGCAGGATAGAGTTTTTGAGGGTTTGGAGGTTGAGAGTGTGAGGGGTTCAGAAAGGGTGGATGCGGATACCCTTCCCGATCTGGAGGTGGAAGAAACAGAGTGGGGCGGGATGGCGCTCTCGCTGGGGCTGGGTTTAGCCCTCTCGGCCCTTGTGATCGGGATCCGCCCCCAGGTGGTCGTTCCTTTTGGATTGAGCGCGTTGGGTTCGGCCCTGCTGGGATCCCTGCTCATCCCTGGGTTGCGGCGCTGGAAGGCGGGGCAAGTGATCCGCCAGGAGGGGCCCCAATCCCACCAGAAAAAAGCAGGCACACCCACCATGGGCGGGATCAGCTTTTTGCCCGTGGGGCTACTGGTGGCCGGGATCTGGAGCGGCTGGGATCCCCATTGGCTGGCCGTCGCGCTGCTCACGCTGGCCTACAGCTTTGTCGGCTGGCTGGACGATTGGCTGGTGATCCGACAGCAATCCAACAAGGGGTTGTCTCCCCAACACAAGCTGTTGCTCCAGGTGGGAGTTGCCCTTGGGTTTTGTGTCTACCTGGCCTGGCAGGGGATCCCGACCAGTCTGACCTTGCCGGGGATAGGCACCCTCTCTCTGGGCTGGCTGTTCTGGCCCTTGGCCCTGTTTGTGTTGGTGGGCACCAATAATGCCGTAAACCTCACCGATGGTATGGACGGCTTGGCGGCAGGGGTGGTGGCCATCCTGCTGATTGGGCTGGGGCTCCTTCACAGGGATCCAGAGCTATCGGTGTTGGCTTTCACACTGAGCGGTGCCTGCTTGGGGTTCCTGGTTCACAACCACCACCGGGCGCGGCTGTTCATGGGCGATACCGGATCCCTGGGGTTGGGGGGCGCTCTGGCCGGGTTGGCGCTGCTGGGGGATCAGCTCTGGGCCTTGGCCCTGATGGGGGGCGTGCTGGTGGCCGAGGCGCTGTCGGTGATGCTGCAGGTGGGCTACTTCCAATACACCAAACGCAAAACCGGCACAGGCCAACGGCTGTTGCGCATGTCGCCCTTGCACCACCATCTGGAGCTGGGGGGCTGGTCGGAGGTGCAGGTGGTGGGATCCTTCTACGGGGTAACGGCGCTGCTGGTGGGGCTGGGCTGGGCCTGGTGGCACTGGACCGGAATGTGAGTTCGAGCTGGGGATCCACCGGGATTCCAATGGGGGCCTGACCTCAAACGGGTTGTTCGGCGTGGGAAATGGCCACCGGCAGATCGGCCCCCACCCGCTAAGTCCCGGGATCCCTTCTGTTGTGAGGAAAACGCAAAGATTACTGACCGATGTTTGTTCCCTGTCAAATTTCCAACTGAATCTTTTACATTCACCGTTGCAGATCGGGGATCGCTGTAACGTATGGATATGAACTTAAGTTAACATTGCCTTCCCCTGTAACCCAGTTGGAGGCCTCTAAAAGGAGTGTAATCTCATGATGCCGAGTGGCTCCAAAAATTCCGATAGGCCAGCGGCACAGTCAGGGCACAGCGATTTGGTCTCCGACCCGCCGATGCAAGCGGCTCCTTCTCCGGCAGGTGCTGCTGAGCTTTCCTCTGCGCGGCCGTACGTGGTGTTGCACGGCCATTTCTATCAGCCGCCCCGAGAGGATCCCTGCCTCAACCGCATTCAGCGACAGCCGAGCGCCAGCCCCTTTCACGACTGGAACGAACGCATTTGGGCGGAATGTTACCGCCCCAACGCCTTTGCCCGCGTTCTGGACGACCAAGGACGGGTGGTGCGCATTGTCAACAACTATGAATTCTTGAGCTTTAACTTCGGCCCTACTCTCCTCTCTTGGCTAGAGGAGCATGACATTGAAGTTTACCAACGCATTTTGGCCGGCGACCGTCTCAGCGCTGAGCGGCTGGAGGGTCATGGCAATGCCATCGCCCAAGTCTACAACCACGTCATCCTGCCCCTGGCCAACGAGCGAGACAAGTACACCCAGATCCGCTGGGGAATTGCCGATTTTCAACACCGCTTTGGGCGCCATCCCCAGGGCATGTGGCTGGCCGAAACCGCCATTGATGCAGCAACGGTCACGGCCTTGGTCGAATGTGGGATCCGCTTCGTCATTTTGGCCCCCAGCCAAGCGCAGCGCATTCGCCCCTTGGGACAAACGGAGTGGATCGAAGTTAGCCAAGGCCAGATCGATCCCCGTCGGCCCTACCGCTGCTTTACCCCCGATCGGGAGGGGTACTTGGATATTTTCTTTTTCGATGGCCCCATTTCCCGTGACTTGGGCTTTGGGGATATCGTTTACAGTACTTATTCGCTGGCGGAGCGGATCCGTTCCGCTCTGCGCTCGGACAAAGAGGGGGAAGCCTATCTGATCAACTGTGCCACCGATGGAGAGACTTTTGGCCACCACAAGCGGGGTGTAGAACGCACGCTGGCCTATGCCTTTTGCGAGGAATTTCCCCGCCGGGGCTGGCAGGTGGGCAACTACAGCCATTTTCTCAGCCAACATCCCCCCACTTGGGAGGTGCAACTGAAACCGGTCACCGCCTGGAGCTGCGCCCACGGGGTAGGACGGTGGTCGCGAGACTGTGGCTGCGGAGCGGTGGGAGGGTGGCACCAACGCTGGCGGCAACCGCTGCGGGAGGCCCTCAACTGGCTGCGGGATCAGCTGGCCGAGATCTACGAGACAGAAGCCAGAGCCTACCTGCGGGATCCCTGGCTGGCGCGGGATCGTTACATCGAGGTGATTTTGGATCGGGAGCGCTGTGATGCCTTTTTGCAGGAGCACCAAAGCCACCGCCTCACCGCCGAAGATCGGGTGCAAGTGCTGCGCCTGTTGGAGATGCAGCGCTACAGCCAGTTGATGTTCACCAGTTGTGGCTGGTTTTTCGAGGAGCTATCCCGTCCTGAAGGGGTGCAGATCCTGCGTTACGCGGCACGGGCTATCCAGTTGGCAGCAGCAGTGGCGGATGTCAACCTAGAAGAGGAGTTTTTGCAGCGCCTGAGCAAGGCCCCCAGCAACCTCGACCTCTACAGAGACGGCAAGGGGGTCTATTGCGCCTTGGTGCGCCCCAGCTTGATCAGCCCGCAACGGCTGGTGGCTCAGCACGCCATGTTTTCCCTGTTTAACGGGATCCCCCGTTCCCAAGGATATGTGCTGGATCAGGTGGATCAAGAGCGCCTGAGGATAGGGGGATCGACGCTGGCCATCGGGCGGGTGAAACTCACCTTTCCCACCACCCGCGAAGAGCACGACCTGATCTACGCCATGCTCCATCTCGGCGGTTGGGACTTTCAATGTGGGGTCAAGCCATTTGCCGGGCGGCGCCTCTATGAGCAGATAAAAGTGCGCCTACTGGCCGGATCCCACAGCCGGGTACAGATGATCCTGACTCTGCAAGAGCTGTTTGGGCCAGAGACCTTCGACCTCAACACCCTGAACGACGAAGATCGGCAGCAGATGATGCGCTGGCTCACCCAAGATACCCTAGACCGCCTAGGCCAGCTCTACCGCCAAACCTACCTGGACAATTACGGAGTCTTGATGGCCTTCCGAGCGGATGGCCTGCCGATCCCGGAAGAGTTGTTGGCTGCTGCCCAGATTACCCTCAACCAACGCCTGTTGAGCAGTTTGCGGGCAATGGAAATGGAAGAGGGCAAGCGGGATCATCTGCTGGAATTGCGGGCAATTGTGCGTGAGGCCGAGCAGTTGGGGTGCCAGTTGCGGCGGGAAGAAGCAGCCCGCGTTTTGGATCGGCTCCTACAGCGGGGGATGTGGCACCTTGCCCACGCTTTTGAGCCGGAGACCTTCGGCGAACAGCTCTACAACCTGGAAGAATGGCTGCAATTGGCTGCAGACCTGCGCCTGCCCATCAACTTGGATCGCCTGCAAGAGCTCTATCTGACAGCGCTGGAGCGTCAAATTGGCCCGCGTTGCCCAGCTTGGCCCCAAGAAGACTGCCGAGACATTTCTGCCGAAAACCTGCACCGCCTCTTACAGGTTGGGCAGCGAATTCGGGTCAACGTCAATGCCTGGCTGCGTCACCTACACCCCCAAAATTAAACCCCCAAGATTAAGTTGAGAGCTCAGTGAACTTTAAAGCCATCGGGATGACAGGATTCGAACCTGCGACCCCTTCGTCCCGAACGAAGTGCGCTACCAAGCTGCGCTACATCCCGACTGACAGGCCCCTTTAACCGCCCGCCGAAGCTCAACAAGTATAGCACGCCGGCTACGAACAATGAGGACAAGGGATCCCCAGCAGAGAAGGGGATCCGATCTGCGCTAAGCTGCAAAAATCCCCCCTCTCGTCAGCCCAAGTATGAGTCAGTCTAAGGGTTTCCGCAAATCCAAGCCTGAGAAAAAACCGGCCAGCTCCAACACTGCCAAGCGCAAGGAAGCCGCCAAACGGTACGACGAGCTGAAAGCCAAGGGGATGCCGGAGTTCAACATCTTTGCCCGCCGTCGCCAGCCCGCGCCTGGCCAGCCCAACCCTTGGCTGCCGGTGGGATCCCTAGCAGTGGGGCGTTCCAGCGCCATTCACCAGGCCATTTTCCAAAATGAGGAAGAACTCAAAAAAGCAGCCGTCAGGCTGTTTCCCCGTCTCGGCAAGGTGAAAGATGACCTGGAGTTTGGGTTTCGCCTCAAGGACAAGGACTTTCAGGACGAGCCGATCCAGGTGGCGATCCGTCCCCAGCCTTCACCCCTTCAAGTCTGGATGGCCAAAATCCGAGGTTGGTTGGGCCTCTCCGGCAAAGGAACCTCTAAAAAAGGCTAGACTGCCGCAAAGGCTCTGGGCAGCCAGCTCAAAATCAGAGGGTTGACCACCTCTGGGCGCTCGTCGTGGGGGCAATGGCCTGTATTGGGAATGGGCAAGAACTGGTAGTCGATCCCTTTCACGTGGTTTTGAAAGCCGCGACCCCGTTGAATGGGCGTCCAGGGATCCCCTTCTCCCCAGAGCACCAACAGCGGGCAGCGCACCTGAGGCAATAGGGCTTCGGGAGTCGGGCCGGGGGGAGCGGTAAGAATCGAGGCAAACACCTGCTGAGCGCCCACATCACAGGAAGGGGCATACAGAATCTCCACCAGCTCATCGGTAATGGCGGCGGGGTTACGGTACACCTGCTTGAGAGTTGCGCGGATACGCTGCCGCTGCCGCACCCGATCAAACAAAAATGGCCCCGTCACCGGAGAAGCCGCCAGAGCGGTGAAAACACCCATGAAAAGGCGAAACATCGGGTTGAGCTCATGGGAGCGATGGTTCAATCCCCCGGCGCAGTTGAGCAGCACCGCCCCTGCTGTTAACTGGGGATGCCGGGCAGCCATCATCAAGCTGAGCAAGGCACCGATGGAATTGCCGATAAATACAGCAGGCTGCTGAATGTGCTGCTGCCAAAAATCCACCAGCAACTCCGCCCACAGATCCAAGGTGTAGGGGAGAACAGGCTTGGCCGAGCCGCCAAACCCCAGCAAATCCAGGGCATAGACCCGGTATCCTGCCGCAGCCAGCACGGGGATGTTGTGCCGCCAATGGCCGATGGAAGCCCCAAATCCATGCACCAAGACCAGCGGGGATCCGGATCCCTGCACCACATAGCGAATGGCATGTCCGCGCCAGCTCCAGACTTGGGGAGCAAAAGGAGCAATGGCATCAACCGCAGAACCGGCAGAAGAAGCAGTCAGCACAGCCTGAAAACAGACCCAGTTAAAGATGTAGGCAGAAACTCAGAGCCATCCCTGTTCATCATAGCTTCGGAATGCCTTTGTCTCCCGTCTCTACTGCCCTGCCTGCTGCTGCAGTTGCGGGTTCAGGTGCCGCCGAGGTGGGGTTGGGCCGGTCAACATGGGACGAAAGCATGCTGGACTTCTTGGGATCCCCGCCCTTGGCTGGATGGCATAGCACCCGGGGATCAGCTAGAAATCGCAGGAGCCCCGCACTGTACCCGTAGGGTCGGTGTCGGGAGGAATGCGCTTTGATGAAGTACAATGAACTTATGAGCCAAGTCCTGACCATATCCTGTAAGCTCAAGGTAGCCCAGTCGCAAGCCGCCAAATTGGACGCGACGATGGATGCCTTTGTACAGGCATTGAACTGGGTCAACCAAAACACACCAGAAAAAGTAGTCAACGCAGTCAAACTCCAATCCCTTTGCTACTACGAGATTCGAGCCCGGTTTGGCTTGTCCAGTAACTTGGCTCAACAGGTATGCAGACGGGTAGCGGGTTCCCGCAAAGTGGCTAAGCAGAAAAAGCGTCCCGTCAAGGAGTTTAAGAGCGGCTTTGTTACCTACGACGCCCGTATCTTTTCGTTCCGTCAAAAAGACTGGACGGTGTCGCTGACCACGGTGGAAGGGAGAGAACGCTTTGAACTGGCCATTGGCAACTACCAGCGTGGGATGCTGGCTGGTTCCAACCCCAAATCTGCCACCCTGGTCAAGCGCAAAGATGGCTCCTACTACATCCAGATTTGCGTAGAGAAAAAACCACCCAAGCAACAAGATACCGACAAGGTGATCGGGGTGGACTTGGGGAGGACGGATATTGCCCATACGTCAGAGGGGGACAACTGGAATGGACAGCAGTTGAACCGAGTCCGCGACCACTACTCCAAGCTGAGGGCGGCACTCCAACGCAAAGCCAGTAAGGGCACACGCAGTTCGCGGCGCAGATGCCGTCAACTGCTGCAACGGCTGTCTGGCAAGGAGAGGCGCTTTCAGGCGTGGGTCAATCATCGCATCTCCAAAGCTATTGTCTCTAGGGCAAAGGCGACAAACAGCGCTATTGCCCTGGAAGACCTGACAGGGATCCGGAAAAGAGTCAATCAACAGCCGCGCAGCAAAGCCGAGCGGCGCAGGGCCAACAGTTGGGCGTTCTACCAACTACGTCAATTTCTGGAATACAAGGCGAGGGCTGCAGGGGTTTCTCTGATTCTTGTGCCGCCTGCTTACACGTCGCAGACCTGCCACCGATGTTTGCACATCCATCCTGAGCAGGGCAAGTCCTACCGCAGTGGCAAGTCGTTCAAGTGTGGGCACTGTGGATGGGAAGGAGATGCGGATTTGAATGGTGCGAATGTGATTGCGCTTTTGGGGGCTGTCGTAAACCAGCCTAGAGGTTCGGGCCTGTTTTGTTCTCTGGTAGAGCAGAGCAGGCCCAGGGCTACTGAAAGCCCGCTCCGTACCGCTTAGCGGTCGGAGCCGGGTAGTTTACCTTTCGACCTCATTTCGACCTCATTATTTTGTAGATTTTGTAGCTCGGCTGGGTTGAGCAGAAAGAGCGCTGGGAAGCGCAACCCGTCCAAGGAGGTCGGAGCCGGAAGCCAGTTGGACAGGTTAAGGTGAAGAGACTGTTAAGATTCTTATGGTTTTGCTGTTGCCAAGGCAACACCGCACCAACTAACATCTCGCTACACTGCGACCGCTCATGATTCATCCTCTGCTGCAACGGCTGCACCAATCCACCCTGACCCCGCTGCGGGATATCCACTGGACGCCGGAATTGTTCGGAATCCTCTTGGTGTACTTTGTGCAGGGGGCGGTGGGGCTGGCACGGCTGGCCACCAGCTTTTACCTGAAGGATAGCTTGGGCCTCAGCCCGTCTCAGGTGGCGGCGTTGATGGGCGTTGCCATGAGCCCCTGGATCCTCAAGCCCCTCTACGGCCTGCTGTCGGATACCGTACCGGTGGCGGGCTATCGGCGTCGTCCCTACCTCTTGTTGTCAGGGCTTCTGGGGTGTGGGGCTTGGCTGGGGATGGCCCTGTGGGCACCGACGGCTGGTCTGGCCACCCTGTGGATGGTTTTGGGATCCCTGGCGGTGGCGGTAGGGGATGTAATCGTAGATTCGCTGGTGGTGGAGCGGGTACACGGCAGTGACTGGGCGGGGACGGGCACGCTGCAATCTTTAACTTGGGGAGCAACGGCCTTGGGATCCCTGCTCACCGCCTATTTGGGAGGAGCGCTCTTAGCCCATTATCCGCCGCAGGTGGTGTTTGGCCTGACAGCCTTGTTGCCGTTGTTCATCGCTTTGGCAGCTTGGGTTATTGCCGATCAACCGGTGGCGTTGTCCCAGGGCTGGGATCCCTTGCAACAACAGGTGGGGCAGGTGTGGCGGGCGCTGCGGCAACCCAGCATTTTGCTGCCGGTGCTGTTTGTGTTCGTTTGGCAGGCCACTCCCAGCGCCGATGCGGCTCTTTTTTACTTTGTCACCAACGATCTCGGCTTTGGGCCGGAATTTTTGGGTCAGGTGCGCTTGGTTACCAGCATCGCCAGTTTGCTGGGGGTAGGGATCTTCCAAGTGTACCTGCGGCGGATCCCACTGCGGCCCCTGTTCGGCTGGATGACCGTGATCTCGGCAGGGTTGGGCCTGACCAGCCTTATCTTGGTCTATCACCTCAACCGGGATTGGGGCATCGACGATCATTGGTTTAGCTTGGGGGACAGCCTGGTGCTGACGGTGGCAGGACAAATTGCCTTTATGCCAGTGCTGGTCTTGGCCGCCCGCCTCTGCCCCCCTGGGATCGAGGCCACCCTCTTTGCTCTGCTGATGTCGGCCTTTAATTTGGCGGGGTTTCTCTCCCAAGAGCTGGGATCCCTGCTGATGCATGGGCTGGGGGTAACGGAGACCGATTTCAGCCGGCTGGGGCTGCTGCTGATCCTGACCAACCTTTCCACCCTCTTGCCCCTGCCGTTTTTGGGCTGGCTGCCGGAAGAGAGCATAACCCTTGGCGGAGCAGAACTGGAGGCGGAAGCCCATGCCTCTCTGGAATCCTTTCTGCGGGATGTGCAGGCAGAAGAAGCGGAGACAGCCTTGGCGATGGAAGGGGTCTCTCTGGCCGAAACCGACCCAACCTAAAGAGACTCTGTCTGGCCTCGGGAAAGGCATACAGCCTCGGTGTCCAGCCGCTAAGATGGAGGGATGAGCTGGGTAGCCCCCACAACTCACTCGGATCTTTCACTTCAGGAGGGGACCGTGCTTCATCGTAGGATCTATCAACTCAGCCGCGAAGGCAAGGATGTGTGGATCTATCTGCGGGATCAGGGACGCTGGCTGGAACGGGCCAAGATCCTCGATATCGAAGGGGACACCATCCTAGTTCGCTACGAGACAGAAGATGAGGAGGAGATCTGCTCCTGGGAGGAGATGATTCGCCTGGAAAGCATTGGAGCTGTTGCTCAGCGCCTTTCCACCATTCCCAAGGGGATGCTCAGCACGTCAGATTTGCTCACCTCAGAAGACTGCCCTCCGGCTGAATTGCTGCATCCGCCACTGTTGCCTACCGAAGGAGAAGATCATCCCAGCAGCGAGCGCCTCGTGGAGGATTACTACCTGGATCGGGAGGCTCCTGCCGAGCTGCCGGTGCGCTCCAGTGGGGAAGATCTCAAACGGGCGGATCGTGCCCGGCACGATGCTGAAGGCACGGATTGAGTTCTCCGTTTGCCAGAGCGGCGCAGAAGAGCGCTTGACATCCTCAGGTTCAGACGCCAGCTCAGAAGCCTAGAGGTGGATGGCCCGGCCACGGCCAGAAAAGTTCTCTAGAGTTCACCTTGGCAGATGAAGGGGATCCCAAGGGCGGGATCTACTTTGCCAGGCCCTCAGTTGTGCAGGGTCGGATGGTCAGTGGGCCGTAGAACTCCTCTTGGCACAGCTCCACCTGAGAGCGGGCAGCCATTAGCAGCAATGACCAGAAGACTTGAATGGGGTGAATGGTCCCGCTGCTGCCGTTTTGATAGCTTTTTTGGCAAAAGTGTTGCTGGAGATCGGCAAAGCTGATCTGGGTCAGACCCTGCTGCCAAAGCTGAGCCAGCAGAGATTCTAGCTCGGCGGTGGTTTCCAAAAGGTTTTCCGGGTGGGCTAGCTGAGTGATGGCCGACAGCGCTTGCTGGCGAGAAATCCGTTGGGCCAGCGGCTTTGGGGCAGCTTCGGGCTGGTGTTCCAGCAGGGTTTCCAGCTCTTGCAGGTGGGCGATGAGTTCTTTGAGGGTGATGGGCCGGGTACGTTGAAGACGGGGTGCTGCCCTGGGTTGCAACACGCGATCCAAGTGCGCCAAAGACCAGCTTGGCCAGGGATCCACTTCTACCTCCACCGGGCTGGGCTCACTTTCTTCTGCTTCTGGTTCTGCCAAAGCCATCGCCTTAAGATAGACCAACATGGCAGCGTGGAGCAGGGCTTGTCCCGACTCAGACAGGTCATGGCTGCTGCTGGTGGGAGCCATACGGGCCAGAAAGCGATCGATAACCTCGATGACCTGCACATCCCAGGGATCGATCTCGCCTCGTTCTGCCAAATCAATGAGCAGAGCAATTGCCTCTTCGGTCGGTGAGTAGGCCATAGCACCCCACAGCTCCCTGACCCTTACTGTAGCCCTCAGGCCGGATCCCGGCTATCTCTAGCCATCTCCCATGCCGATCCGAATCCTCTGGCTCAATCGCTGACGTGGTAATATAGAGATCCTGCTCTAGTCGATAGCTGCTAGAGTGGTATCTGCGGGCGGTTAGCACAGTGGTAGCGCACTTCCTTCACACGGAAGGGGTCACAAGTTCGAATCTTGTACCGCCCATACCCGCAAACCTGCTCCTGCAGCGAGCTTCAACAGTCCAAGTCCTTCTCCTGGAGGAGAGATACAGGCGGCTAGAAACGACTTTTTCCGCCCCGGGGTCTCCCTGAAGCGCGCCTTAGGGAGAGGGCTAATGGCTGTTGAGAACAACTCCGCTTGAGCTTCCAGCGTCTTTGCTGCCAGGCCAGTGGAGAAAGGGAAGAATGGTAGCCTAATAAAGGGTAGGGTTGAGGCCATGCAAGAATTTCGTCCCGCTAACGCGATCAGAAACCTTCGCTTCATACTCCTGGGCTTGTGGATCTTGAGCCTGCTCGTTCTCCTCATCCAAAACTGGGGATCCCCGGCAAGGGTTGTGGTGGGTGGGCAATCGGGATCCCCGCTTCCTCTATCGTTGGTGCTATTGGCCTCTTATGGGGCAGGGATGGGGCTGGGATTTTTGTATGTAGGCTCCTGGCGATTGCACGACCGGGTGTTCCAGCGACAGGCCATCCGTAAGTTAACTCAGTTGAGCGACCGAGTTCGCTTTTTGGAAGCCCAGCTGATTCCCCCCGACCACTATTTGCCCCAAGATCTGCCGGAGTACGAGCCGGATCCCCAAGCAGGCCGCTATTCCTATTCCAATATCCCGCCGGAACGCATTCGCGATCCCGCTCCTGAGGACGACGATGCGGCAGCAGCTCCCAACTGGCGGATTGTCCAGCGGCCCTACGCCGACGAGGAGGAGGAAGGATGGGATTCCTAAACTGGTGGAAATCGTCTGCCGCTCCTGCGTCTGAGCCCGACCCCCGCCCTGAACCGCGGGGACAGAACAACTATCTGCTCATCGTCCTAGACAGTTGCCGCTTCGACAGCCTGCTGGCGGCCAACCCCAAGCACTTGCTGAAGTTGGGCCCTCTGGAAAAGCGCTGGAGCTACGCTTCCTGGACGGCCCCTGCCCATTACAACCTGCTCATGGGCCTGCTGCCCCACACCAGCCCCATCCACGTTTTTGCGTCCGAGCACTACAAGCAAGATTATCTGCGCTACAACGAGCGGCTCGGCACCCGGCAACCCATTGAGTTCAAGCATCTGCTGCCTCATCTCTATTTGCCGACGCTGCTGAAGCATCAACTGGGCTACACCACCCACGCCATGGTCTCCATGCCGGTGCTCAACCCCAGCACGCTGCTGAATCGGGATTTCGATTCCTACCGCCTCATGCCCCAGCACAACGATATGGCGGCCATGGTGGAACAGTTGCGCTTCGAGCCGGATCGCCCCAGCTTTTACCTGTTAAACGTGGGCGAAACTCACTATCCCTACGCGCTGCCCGATGAGGATCCCAGCTTGTGGCCCCGCATCTCGGGGGTGAATGGGGTGTTGAAGCGGCTGGATGAAGGAGAAGAGGACGGGATCCCCTTTTTCGATTCGGCCCAGTTGGAAGAGCTACGGCAGCGACAGATCCAGGCGGTGCGCTACCTGGATGGGATCTTTGAACAGCTGTTCGACCTGGTTCCCAAAAACACCTACATCACGGTTACAGCCGATCACGGCGAACTGTTTGGGGAGGGAGGCTACTTCGGCCACGGCCCTATCCACCACGAAAAAGTGCTGGAGGTGCCTTTTATCGAGGGCAAGATTCGCTAGGATGAGGCCCTCACCCCCAGCCCCTCTCCCTGAGGACAAGGGTGGCCATCGATAGCCCAGCAACTGGGCTTACCAGGATTGAGCCTCTGTTTGCCTGCCGGTTAACGCGATCGCCTGAATCGCATGGGCAGAGCCTCTTCCCTTTTGGAGCAGCTAGATCTGCTGGGTCTCCGGCTTGGGCAGGGTAGGATCCCGGCGGGGTTCGCCGTTGGCGCTACTCGGACGGAGCCCTTGCGGGGATCCTTTTACAC
Proteins encoded in this region:
- a CDS encoding alpha/beta fold hydrolase, translating into MLTASSAGSAVDAIAPFAPQVWSWRGHAIRYVVQGSGSPLVLVHGFGASIGHWRHNIPVLAAAGYRVYALDLLGFGGSAKPVLPYTLDLWAELLVDFWQQHIQQPAVFIGNSIGALLSLMMAARHPQLTAGAVLLNCAGGLNHRSHELNPMFRLFMGVFTALAASPVTGPFLFDRVRQRQRIRATLKQVYRNPAAITDELVEILYAPSCDVGAQQVFASILTAPPGPTPEALLPQVRCPLLVLWGEGDPWTPIQRGRGFQNHVKGIDYQFLPIPNTGHCPHDERPEVVNPLILSWLPRAFAAV
- a CDS encoding RNA-guided endonuclease InsQ/TnpB family protein, whose translation is MSQVLTISCKLKVAQSQAAKLDATMDAFVQALNWVNQNTPEKVVNAVKLQSLCYYEIRARFGLSSNLAQQVCRRVAGSRKVAKQKKRPVKEFKSGFVTYDARIFSFRQKDWTVSLTTVEGRERFELAIGNYQRGMLAGSNPKSATLVKRKDGSYYIQICVEKKPPKQQDTDKVIGVDLGRTDIAHTSEGDNWNGQQLNRVRDHYSKLRAALQRKASKGTRSSRRRCRQLLQRLSGKERRFQAWVNHRISKAIVSRAKATNSAIALEDLTGIRKRVNQQPRSKAERRRANSWAFYQLRQFLEYKARAAGVSLILVPPAYTSQTCHRCLHIHPEQGKSYRSGKSFKCGHCGWEGDADLNGANVIALLGAVVNQPRGSGLFCSLVEQSRPRATESPLRTA
- a CDS encoding folate/biopterin family MFS transporter, which produces MIHPLLQRLHQSTLTPLRDIHWTPELFGILLVYFVQGAVGLARLATSFYLKDSLGLSPSQVAALMGVAMSPWILKPLYGLLSDTVPVAGYRRRPYLLLSGLLGCGAWLGMALWAPTAGLATLWMVLGSLAVAVGDVIVDSLVVERVHGSDWAGTGTLQSLTWGATALGSLLTAYLGGALLAHYPPQVVFGLTALLPLFIALAAWVIADQPVALSQGWDPLQQQVGQVWRALRQPSILLPVLFVFVWQATPSADAALFYFVTNDLGFGPEFLGQVRLVTSIASLLGVGIFQVYLRRIPLRPLFGWMTVISAGLGLTSLILVYHLNRDWGIDDHWFSLGDSLVLTVAGQIAFMPVLVLAARLCPPGIEATLFALLMSAFNLAGFLSQELGSLLMHGLGVTETDFSRLGLLLILTNLSTLLPLPFLGWLPEESITLGGAELEAEAHASLESFLRDVQAEEAETALAMEGVSLAETDPT
- a CDS encoding segregation/condensation protein A, translating into MAYSPTEEAIALLIDLAERGEIDPWDVQVIEVIDRFLARMAPTSSSHDLSESGQALLHAAMLVYLKAMALAEPEAEESEPSPVEVEVDPWPSWSLAHLDRVLQPRAAPRLQRTRPITLKELIAHLQELETLLEHQPEAAPKPLAQRISRQQALSAITQLAHPENLLETTAELESLLAQLWQQGLTQISFADLQQHFCQKSYQNGSSGTIHPIQVFWSLLLMAARSQVELCQEEFYGPLTIRPCTTEGLAK
- a CDS encoding sulfatase-like hydrolase/transferase, whose translation is MGFLNWWKSSAAPASEPDPRPEPRGQNNYLLIVLDSCRFDSLLAANPKHLLKLGPLEKRWSYASWTAPAHYNLLMGLLPHTSPIHVFASEHYKQDYLRYNERLGTRQPIEFKHLLPHLYLPTLLKHQLGYTTHAMVSMPVLNPSTLLNRDFDSYRLMPQHNDMAAMVEQLRFEPDRPSFYLLNVGETHYPYALPDEDPSLWPRISGVNGVLKRLDEGEEDGIPFFDSAQLEELRQRQIQAVRYLDGIFEQLFDLVPKNTYITVTADHGELFGEGGYFGHGPIHHEKVLEVPFIEGKIR